A single Salvelinus sp. IW2-2015 unplaced genomic scaffold, ASM291031v2 Un_scaffold2413, whole genome shotgun sequence DNA region contains:
- the il17a/f3 gene encoding interleukin 17a/f3 has protein sequence MLLVMVFRGLLVLGLIMSLDGRKKGQKTKPKAAKGSGPVKVFGQRGMTVGLFLDPNLKTAVPVLDIASRSLSPWTYSDTYDETRVPQHLSQAQCQRSGCLTPDGEEDMGLESKPMIHQTLVLRRVQGEKRSSGGKKKGKKKGYFYKLDSETVNVGCTCVRPSIFPQKQ, from the exons atgctTCTGGTCATG GTCTTCAGAGGTTTACTGGTGCTGGGTCTGATCATGTCACTGGACGGACGTAAGAAAGGCCAGAAGACCAAACCGAAGGCCGCCAAAGGCTCCGGACCAGTCAAGGTCTTTGGACAGAGAGGAATGACTGTAGGGTTGTTTCTGGATCCTAACCTGAAGACCGCTGTCCCTGTCCTTGATATAGcctccaggtctctctctccatggacgTACAG CGACACGTACGATGAGACCCGGGTCCCTCAACATCTCTCCCAGGCTCAGTGCCAGAGGTCTGGCTGTCTAACCCCAGACGGAGAAGAGGACATGGGGTTGGAGTCCAAACCCATGATCCATCAGACCTTGGTGCTCCGCAG GGTTCAGGGAGAGAAGCGCAGCAGCGGAGGGAAGAAGAAGGGGAAGAAGAAGGGATATTTCTACAAACTGGACAGTGAGACTGTAAATGTGGGCTGTACCTGTGTGAGACCCAGCATTTTCCCTCAGAAGCAGTGA